A single genomic interval of Stenotrophomonas sp. ZAC14D1_NAIMI4_1 harbors:
- a CDS encoding dicarboxylate/amino acid:cation symporter — protein MTAAAADKKKLPLHWKMGIGFAIGLVLGLTVHALGGSVDGLQAGAKWVMDYITTPASGLFLNLIFMLIVPLIFSALIMGVSEMGDIRALGRIGWKTLAYTVLLSGIAVGIGLVLVNVLKPGAGVDPQTAALMLSENAERSKEIVAGIHGTPKGMDMLLSIVPSNVLQAASDNGAILSLMFFALMFGIGMVLTDEAKVAPLRRAIEGVFEISMTLINLVIRLAPYAVACFMFNLAALFGFELIIRLGAYVGVVVLALGLHMIVTYGAAVWLSGRSPLSFFRDTQEATVMAFSTASSNATLPTALRVADQMGLPQRVSRFVLTVGATANQNGTALFEGVTVIFLAQFFGVDLSIGQQVMVMAVCILGGIGTAGVPSGSLPVVAMICAMVGVNPLGIGLILGVNHFLDMCRTALNVTGDLALTTLVAKGEAADTPAEAAAAAARLDN, from the coding sequence ATGACAGCAGCTGCTGCCGACAAGAAGAAGTTGCCCCTGCACTGGAAGATGGGCATCGGCTTTGCGATCGGCCTGGTCCTGGGACTCACCGTGCATGCCCTGGGCGGCAGCGTCGATGGCCTGCAGGCCGGTGCCAAGTGGGTCATGGACTACATCACCACGCCGGCGTCGGGCCTGTTCCTCAACCTGATCTTCATGCTGATCGTGCCGCTGATCTTCTCGGCGCTGATCATGGGCGTGTCGGAGATGGGCGACATCCGCGCCCTCGGCCGCATCGGCTGGAAGACCCTGGCCTACACCGTGCTGCTGTCCGGCATCGCCGTGGGCATCGGCCTGGTGCTGGTCAACGTGCTCAAGCCGGGCGCCGGCGTCGACCCGCAGACCGCCGCGCTGATGCTCTCGGAGAACGCCGAGCGCAGCAAGGAAATCGTAGCCGGCATCCATGGCACGCCAAAGGGCATGGACATGCTGCTGTCGATCGTGCCGAGCAACGTGCTGCAGGCCGCGTCGGACAACGGCGCCATCCTGTCGCTGATGTTCTTCGCGCTGATGTTCGGCATCGGCATGGTGCTGACCGATGAAGCGAAGGTCGCCCCGCTGCGCCGCGCCATCGAAGGCGTGTTCGAAATCTCGATGACCCTGATCAACCTGGTCATCCGCCTGGCCCCGTATGCGGTGGCCTGCTTCATGTTCAACCTGGCCGCGCTGTTCGGCTTCGAGCTGATCATCCGCCTCGGCGCCTACGTGGGCGTGGTGGTGCTGGCGCTGGGCCTGCACATGATCGTGACCTATGGCGCGGCGGTGTGGCTGTCGGGCCGTTCGCCGCTGTCGTTCTTCCGCGATACCCAGGAAGCGACGGTCATGGCGTTCTCGACCGCCTCCAGCAACGCCACCCTGCCGACCGCGCTGCGCGTGGCCGACCAGATGGGCCTGCCGCAGCGCGTGTCGCGCTTCGTGCTGACCGTGGGCGCCACCGCCAACCAGAACGGCACCGCGCTGTTCGAGGGCGTGACGGTGATCTTCCTGGCCCAGTTCTTCGGCGTGGACCTGTCCATCGGCCAGCAGGTCATGGTGATGGCGGTCTGCATCCTGGGCGGCATCGGCACCGCAGGCGTTCCCTCCGGCTCGCTGCCGGTGGTGGCGATGATCTGCGCCATGGTGGGCGTGAACCCGCTGGGCATCGGCCTGATCCTGGGCGTGAACCACTTCCTGGACATGTGCCGTACCGCGCTGAACGTGACCGGCGACCTGGCCCTGACCACCCTGGTGGCCAAGGGCGAGGCCGCGGACACCCCGGCCGAGGCCGCTGCCGCCGCCGCCCGCCTGGACAACTGA
- a CDS encoding BatD family protein gives MLLAWLPSAALAQTRAWLETTSTQLGEPVTLQVETDQGSPDYAPLNADFVLGAQGSNRQVQWSNGSMQQRTVYSVTLTPRRSGTLLVPSLQVGSQRTEPLQLQVGAGTVATAQSNAVAFVETEVDDAQPYVQQSVGVVVRLYFASQLASGELVLDTPEGASLQRVGEDRTDVRQINGRRYNVVERRFLLIPERSGPLRLPGARFNGRTAGGFFDDFFGAGGDGRMNAVAPERTLQVRAQPAQAPQPWLPLHGLQLRYTTAPDSARAGEAATVVVEAVANGATRAQFTDLPVPDVGDAGQVFAEPAQYDETFTGSTPRLKITRRYSIVPRQAGTLVVPGPRLAWWNVDSGSAQQATLPDLTLAVAAGRGGAPAAQPIDTQAALPGDDAPPAAPTAVPLGAADARPWPWIAAAAGLALLWLLTLAWGWRRGRRVSPAGSPTAAGASHSGVPRGSVAELRRALDGEGFDQVQAQLCAMAGVERLEQVIERLADPAQRQVLLDLQAARWGGQGEASALRARLRECFRDGPHWSTPQEAADTGLAPLYPTQRR, from the coding sequence ATGCTGCTGGCCTGGCTGCCATCGGCCGCGCTGGCGCAGACGCGCGCGTGGCTGGAGACGACCAGTACCCAGCTCGGTGAACCGGTCACGCTGCAGGTGGAAACCGACCAGGGCAGCCCGGACTACGCGCCGTTGAATGCCGATTTCGTGCTGGGCGCGCAGGGCAGCAACCGCCAGGTGCAATGGAGCAACGGCAGCATGCAGCAGCGCACCGTCTACTCGGTGACGCTGACCCCGCGCCGCAGCGGCACCCTGCTGGTGCCCTCGCTGCAGGTGGGCAGCCAGCGCACCGAGCCGCTGCAGCTGCAGGTGGGCGCGGGCACGGTGGCCACCGCACAGAGCAATGCCGTCGCCTTCGTCGAAACCGAGGTGGATGATGCGCAGCCCTACGTGCAGCAGAGCGTCGGCGTGGTGGTGCGCCTTTACTTCGCCTCGCAGCTGGCCTCCGGCGAGCTGGTACTGGATACGCCCGAGGGCGCGTCGCTGCAGCGGGTGGGCGAGGACCGCACCGACGTGCGCCAGATCAACGGCCGCCGCTACAACGTGGTGGAGCGGCGCTTCCTGCTGATTCCCGAACGCAGCGGGCCGTTGCGCCTGCCCGGTGCCCGCTTCAACGGGCGCACCGCGGGTGGCTTCTTCGATGATTTCTTCGGCGCCGGCGGCGACGGGCGCATGAATGCCGTCGCCCCCGAGCGTACCCTGCAGGTGCGCGCGCAGCCGGCGCAGGCACCGCAGCCGTGGTTGCCGCTGCATGGGCTGCAATTGCGCTACACCACGGCGCCGGACAGTGCGCGTGCCGGCGAAGCGGCCACCGTGGTGGTCGAAGCCGTGGCCAACGGCGCGACCCGCGCCCAGTTCACTGATCTGCCGGTGCCCGACGTGGGCGATGCCGGGCAGGTCTTCGCCGAGCCGGCCCAGTACGATGAGACGTTCACCGGCAGCACGCCGCGCTTGAAGATCACCCGTCGCTACTCGATCGTGCCGCGCCAGGCCGGTACGCTGGTCGTGCCCGGGCCCAGGCTGGCCTGGTGGAACGTGGACAGCGGCAGCGCCCAGCAGGCCACGCTGCCGGACCTCACGCTGGCGGTGGCCGCCGGCCGTGGCGGCGCTCCGGCCGCGCAGCCCATCGACACACAGGCCGCGCTGCCCGGCGACGACGCGCCGCCGGCCGCACCGACTGCAGTGCCGCTGGGGGCCGCGGACGCGCGCCCGTGGCCGTGGATCGCCGCCGCCGCCGGCCTCGCCCTGTTGTGGCTGCTGACCCTGGCCTGGGGCTGGCGCCGTGGCCGCCGCGTGTCTCCTGCAGGGTCGCCCACGGCCGCAGGCGCCAGCCACAGCGGAGTTCCGCGCGGCAGCGTGGCCGAGCTGCGCCGTGCGCTCGACGGCGAAGGTTTCGACCAGGTGCAGGCGCAGTTGTGTGCGATGGCCGGCGTCGAGCGCCTGGAGCAGGTGATCGAACGCCTGGCTGATCCAGCCCAGCGCCAGGTGCTGCTGGACCTGCAGGCCGCGCGCTGGGGCGGGCAGGGCGAAGCCTCCGCACTGCGTGCACGCCTGCGCGAATGCTTCCGTGACGGACCGCACTGGTCGACACCGCAGGAGGCCGCCGACACTGGGCTGGCGCCGCTGTACCCCACGCAGCGACGCTGA
- a CDS encoding VWA domain-containing protein, with protein sequence MIATFLQKLHAVLPDAGALHFLRPEWLWALLVLPLVIAFTLYRQRRSDAWRQAVDAHLLSHLLAAGERRRTRLPWALLLGCTLAVLALAGPSWRQQAQPMYQAGTPLVVVLDLSSRITATDLPPSRLLQARAKIGALLRARQGGQVALVVYADDAYTVAPLTDDTANVALYLDALAPDVMPRDGQHADRGIDWATQLLRQTGTLRGRILLVTDQADAAAALAATQARSLGLQVSVLGLGTPTGAAYRDGSGQIAQAALDEGSLRTVATAGGGQYARIAADDRDLRALDVLDASDGPARQGAGQGRQWQDEGYWLLPPLMLLALLAFRRRAVLAAVLAVGLLPLSGNLQAQPRNTSATETGTLWQRADQREHERIAEGVQAYRNGDFDTARARFEGIDSDAGLYNLGNALARQGDYDGAIAAYDRALAKHPGMADAVANRAVVDAARKRKPPSSKDQNNRSNQDKQQGQQQPQQGQQQGQQGSPGQQDPKQGQQDPQQGRQDQQPPQQGKPGDKDRQDAGPQAADAKAQAQADAEQRQRMQQAMQQSRPGEQGKPAVRSDGRTPQQREEQQAVDAWMRRVPDDPGSLLRTKFQLENERRKREGR encoded by the coding sequence ATGATCGCGACCTTCCTGCAGAAGCTCCACGCCGTCCTCCCCGATGCGGGCGCACTGCATTTCCTGCGGCCGGAATGGTTGTGGGCGCTGCTGGTGCTGCCGCTGGTCATCGCCTTCACGCTGTACCGGCAACGCCGCAGCGATGCGTGGCGGCAGGCGGTCGATGCCCACCTGCTGTCGCACCTGCTGGCGGCCGGTGAGCGCCGTCGTACGCGCCTGCCGTGGGCCCTGCTGCTGGGCTGCACGCTGGCGGTGCTGGCCCTGGCCGGCCCCAGCTGGCGCCAGCAGGCGCAGCCGATGTACCAGGCCGGCACGCCGTTGGTGGTGGTGCTGGACCTGTCCAGCCGCATCACCGCCACCGACCTGCCGCCTTCGCGGCTGCTGCAGGCGCGGGCGAAGATCGGTGCGCTGCTGCGTGCGCGGCAAGGGGGCCAGGTCGCCCTGGTGGTGTATGCCGACGATGCCTACACCGTTGCACCGTTGACCGATGACACCGCCAACGTAGCGCTCTATCTGGATGCGCTGGCCCCGGATGTGATGCCGCGCGATGGCCAGCATGCCGACCGTGGCATCGACTGGGCCACCCAGCTGCTGCGCCAGACCGGCACGCTGCGCGGGCGCATCCTGCTGGTCACTGACCAGGCCGATGCTGCCGCTGCTCTTGCCGCAACGCAGGCGCGCAGCCTCGGCCTGCAGGTGTCCGTGCTGGGGCTGGGCACGCCCACGGGCGCAGCCTATCGCGATGGCAGCGGGCAGATCGCGCAGGCGGCGCTGGATGAAGGCAGCCTGCGCACGGTGGCGACCGCCGGTGGGGGCCAGTACGCGCGCATTGCCGCCGATGACCGCGACCTGCGCGCGCTGGACGTGCTGGATGCCAGTGATGGCCCTGCACGGCAGGGCGCGGGGCAGGGCAGGCAATGGCAGGACGAAGGTTACTGGCTGCTGCCGCCGCTGATGCTGCTGGCCCTGCTGGCGTTCCGCCGCCGCGCGGTGCTGGCCGCGGTGCTGGCGGTGGGGCTGTTGCCGCTGTCAGGCAACCTGCAGGCGCAACCCCGCAACACATCGGCCACGGAAACCGGCACGCTCTGGCAGCGTGCCGACCAGCGCGAGCACGAACGCATCGCCGAAGGCGTGCAGGCCTACCGCAACGGCGATTTTGATACGGCGCGCGCGCGCTTCGAAGGCATCGACAGCGATGCCGGCCTGTACAACCTGGGCAACGCGCTGGCGCGGCAGGGCGACTACGACGGTGCCATCGCCGCCTACGACCGCGCGCTGGCAAAGCATCCCGGCATGGCCGACGCGGTGGCCAACCGTGCGGTGGTGGACGCCGCGCGCAAGCGCAAGCCGCCGTCCAGCAAGGACCAGAACAACCGCTCCAACCAGGACAAGCAACAGGGCCAGCAGCAGCCGCAGCAAGGGCAGCAACAGGGCCAGCAGGGTTCGCCGGGGCAGCAGGATCCCAAGCAGGGGCAGCAGGATCCGCAGCAGGGCCGGCAGGATCAACAGCCGCCGCAGCAGGGCAAGCCCGGTGACAAGGACCGCCAGGACGCCGGTCCGCAGGCCGCTGATGCAAAGGCGCAGGCACAGGCCGATGCGGAACAGCGCCAGCGCATGCAGCAGGCCATGCAGCAATCCAGGCCGGGCGAGCAGGGCAAGCCCGCTGTACGCAGCGACGGGCGTACGCCGCAGCAGCGCGAGGAACAGCAGGCCGTGGACGCCTGGATGCGCCGCGTGCCCGATGACCCGGGCTCGTTGCTGCGCACCAAGTTCCAGCTGGAAAACGAACGTAGAAAGAGGGAAGGGCGATGA
- a CDS encoding VWA domain-containing protein — protein sequence MSLLASYWPWPDLQLAWPLALFALPVPLLMHLWKRRADPGAALRVPYAAAELQALSGGGRIDASWLRTLILWLAWAALCVAMARPQQLGEAITPPQQGRQMMLAMDVSGSMSEPDMVLGSQAVERLTAAKAVLADFLDRRAGDRVGLLVFGDRAYTLTPITPDLASVRDQLRDSVVGLAGRETAIGDAIALAVKRLRSQPEGQRVLILLTDGVSNAGVLEPLRAAELARAEGVRVHTVAFGSDGSMRLFGIPIASDRDPVDEATLRRIAEMTGGRFFRARDTDELAGIYAELDRLEPIAAKGPSLRPRSERYAWPLALALLLGALAWLWPERRR from the coding sequence ATGAGCCTGCTGGCAAGTTACTGGCCCTGGCCGGACCTGCAGCTGGCCTGGCCGCTGGCGCTCTTCGCGCTGCCTGTGCCGCTGCTGATGCACCTGTGGAAACGCCGCGCCGACCCCGGTGCAGCCCTGCGCGTGCCCTATGCCGCAGCCGAGCTGCAGGCATTGTCCGGGGGCGGGCGTATCGATGCGTCCTGGTTGCGCACGCTCATCCTGTGGTTGGCGTGGGCCGCGTTGTGCGTGGCGATGGCACGGCCGCAGCAGCTGGGCGAGGCCATCACGCCGCCGCAGCAGGGCCGGCAGATGATGCTGGCGATGGACGTATCCGGCAGCATGAGCGAGCCGGACATGGTGCTCGGCTCGCAGGCAGTGGAACGACTGACCGCGGCCAAGGCGGTCCTGGCCGACTTCCTCGACCGGCGTGCCGGTGATCGTGTCGGCCTGCTGGTCTTCGGTGACCGCGCGTACACCCTCACCCCGATCACCCCCGACCTGGCCAGCGTGCGCGACCAGCTGCGCGACAGCGTGGTCGGCCTGGCCGGGCGCGAGACCGCCATCGGCGATGCGATCGCGCTGGCGGTCAAGCGCCTGCGCAGCCAACCCGAAGGACAGCGCGTGCTGATCCTGCTGACCGACGGCGTCAGCAACGCCGGTGTGCTGGAGCCGCTGCGCGCGGCCGAACTGGCCCGTGCCGAAGGCGTGCGCGTGCACACCGTCGCCTTTGGCAGCGATGGCAGCATGCGCCTGTTCGGCATCCCCATCGCCAGTGATCGTGATCCAGTGGATGAAGCCACCCTGCGCAGGATTGCCGAGATGACCGGGGGCCGATTCTTCCGCGCCCGCGACACCGACGAGCTGGCTGGCATCTACGCCGAGCTGGACCGGCTGGAACCCATCGCCGCCAAGGGCCCGAGCCTGCGCCCGCGCAGCGAACGCTATGCCTGGCCGCTCGCGCTGGCCCTGTTGCTGGGCGCGCTGGCCTGGTTGTGGCCGGAGCGACGCCGATGA